From Pseudomonas sp. CCI4.2, one genomic window encodes:
- a CDS encoding FAD-binding oxidoreductase, whose product MTNPALIDELKTLVEPGKVLTDADSLITYGKDWTKHFAPAPVAIVFPKTTEQVQAIVRWANEHKVALVPSGGRTGLSAAAVAANGEVVVSFDYMNKVLDINLTDRTVVCQPGVVTEHLQTLAEDNGLYYPVDFASAGSSQVGGNIGTNAGGIKVIRYGMTRNWVAGMKVVTGKGDLLELNKDLIKNATGYDLRQLFIGAEGTLGFVVEATMRLDRAPKNLTAMVLGTRDFDAIMPVLHAFHNKLDLTAFEFFSDKALAKVLARGDVPAPFESDCPFYALLEFEATTEEVSNEALATFEHCVEEGWVLDGVMSQSDQQLQNLWKLREYISETISHWTPYKNDISVTVSKVPAFLKEVDAIVGQYYPDFEIVWFGHIGDGNLHLNILKPDNLSKDEFFAKCATVNKWVFEIVQKYNGSISAEHGVGMTKRDYLTYSRSPIEIEYMKAVKAVFDPNGIMNPGKIFAV is encoded by the coding sequence ATGACCAATCCTGCCCTGATAGACGAGTTGAAGACCCTGGTTGAGCCTGGCAAGGTCCTGACCGACGCTGACTCCCTTATTACTTACGGCAAGGATTGGACCAAACACTTCGCGCCAGCCCCTGTGGCCATCGTGTTTCCGAAGACCACCGAACAGGTGCAAGCCATCGTTCGCTGGGCCAATGAACATAAAGTAGCGCTGGTGCCATCGGGCGGTCGAACCGGGCTTTCCGCTGCTGCGGTCGCGGCTAACGGTGAAGTGGTCGTCTCGTTCGATTACATGAATAAGGTGTTGGACATTAACCTGACGGACCGCACCGTGGTCTGCCAGCCGGGCGTCGTCACTGAGCACCTGCAAACCCTCGCTGAAGACAACGGCCTTTATTATCCGGTGGATTTCGCGTCGGCCGGTTCCAGCCAGGTTGGTGGCAACATCGGCACCAATGCCGGCGGGATCAAGGTGATTCGCTACGGCATGACCCGCAACTGGGTCGCGGGCATGAAAGTCGTCACCGGCAAGGGTGACCTGCTCGAGCTGAACAAAGACTTGATCAAGAACGCCACCGGCTACGATTTGCGTCAACTGTTCATCGGCGCCGAAGGCACGCTGGGCTTTGTCGTCGAAGCCACCATGCGCTTGGACCGTGCGCCGAAAAACCTTACCGCCATGGTCCTCGGGACCCGTGATTTCGACGCAATCATGCCGGTGCTGCACGCGTTCCATAACAAGCTCGACCTGACTGCCTTCGAATTCTTCTCCGATAAAGCGCTGGCCAAAGTATTGGCGCGCGGCGACGTTCCCGCGCCTTTTGAGTCCGATTGCCCGTTTTATGCGCTGCTGGAGTTCGAAGCAACGACTGAAGAAGTGTCCAACGAAGCCTTGGCAACCTTCGAGCATTGCGTGGAAGAAGGTTGGGTGCTCGATGGCGTGATGAGCCAGAGCGACCAACAGTTGCAGAACCTGTGGAAGCTGCGCGAATACATCTCCGAGACCATTTCGCACTGGACGCCATACAAGAACGATATTTCCGTGACCGTTTCGAAAGTGCCGGCGTTCCTGAAAGAAGTGGACGCTATCGTTGGCCAATACTACCCGGACTTCGAAATTGTCTGGTTCGGCCACATCGGCGACGGCAACCTGCACCTGAACATCCTCAAGCCGGATAACCTGAGCAAGGACGAGTTTTTTGCCAAGTGCGCCACGGTCAACAAGTGGGTGTTCGAGATCGTGCAGAAGTACAACGGCTCGATTTCCGCTGAGCACGGCGTGGGCATGACCAAGCGCGATTACTTGACGTACAGCCGTTCGCCCATCGAAATCGAATACATGAAAGCGGTTAAAGCCGTGTTCGATCCCAACGGGATCATGAACCCAGGCAAGATCTTCGCCGTTTAA
- a CDS encoding 2OG-Fe(II) oxygenase, with product MPAMRIPPDHPLLLRIVDDLAANGWSQQNIFLPDALTLELAQECRKRSEDGQLAPAAVGRGDTQEIRETIRGDHIQWLEAGETHACDRYLALMDSLRQALNRGLFLGLEDFESHFALYPPGAFYLKHLDRFRDDDRRTVSAVLYLNPAWLPEHGGQLRMTLKGDNEYDVQPIGGCLVVFLSGEIPHEVLPSTRERLSLTGWFRRRGDDPF from the coding sequence ATGCCAGCCATGCGAATCCCCCCTGATCACCCGCTGTTGCTACGAATCGTTGATGACTTGGCCGCAAACGGCTGGTCGCAGCAAAACATTTTTTTGCCCGACGCTCTGACCCTAGAGTTGGCCCAAGAGTGCCGCAAGCGTTCGGAGGACGGCCAACTTGCGCCTGCCGCCGTTGGGCGAGGCGATACCCAGGAAATCCGAGAAACCATTCGGGGTGATCACATTCAGTGGCTGGAAGCGGGGGAAACCCATGCGTGCGACCGTTATCTGGCGCTGATGGACAGCCTGCGCCAAGCACTCAATCGAGGGCTTTTTCTCGGGCTGGAGGATTTTGAAAGCCACTTCGCGCTGTACCCGCCAGGGGCGTTTTACCTCAAGCACCTTGACCGTTTTCGCGATGATGATCGGCGCACGGTCTCGGCGGTGCTTTACCTGAACCCCGCGTGGTTGCCCGAACATGGCGGCCAACTGCGCATGACCCTCAAGGGCGACAACGAATACGATGTGCAGCCCATTGGCGGCTGTCTGGTGGTGTTTCTTTCGGGTGAAATTCCCCATGAAGTGCTACCGTCGACCCGAGAGCGGCTTTCCCTGACCGGTTGGTTTCGACGCCGGGGCGATGACCCGTTCTAA
- the ilvA gene encoding threonine ammonia-lyase, biosynthetic, with amino-acid sequence MLEQYVKKILTSRVYDVAVETPLQTARQLSERLGNTVLLKREDLQPVFSFKIRGAYNKLTLLSDTERARGVVTASAGNHAQGLALAAKVLGVKATIVMPKTTPEIKVEGVRSRGGIVVLHGDSFPEALAFSLKLVDEKGYVYVHPYDDPDTIAGQGTVAMEILRQQPGRLDAIFVPVGGGGLIAGIAAYVKYLRPDIKVIGVEPDDSNCLQAAMAAGERVVLSQVGLFADGVAVAQIGQHTFDICKDYVDEVITVSTDEICAAIKDIYDDTRSITEPAGALGVAGIKKYVELYGVSGQTLVAIDSGANVNFDRLRHVAERAELGEGREAIIAVTIPEKPGSFKAFCEAIGKRQITEFNYRYHTDREAHIFVGVQTHPDTDPRAALLASLTEQGFPVLDLTDNELAKLHIRHMVGGHAARVSDEVVLRFEFPERPGALFNFLNKLGGQWNISMFHYRNHGAADGRVVAGLVVPEDERHLIPAALAEIGYPHWDESENPAYKLFLG; translated from the coding sequence ATGCTTGAACAGTACGTCAAAAAAATCCTCACCTCGCGCGTTTACGACGTAGCCGTAGAAACTCCGTTGCAGACTGCCCGCCAGCTGTCCGAGCGCCTCGGCAACACGGTGCTGCTCAAGCGCGAAGACTTGCAGCCGGTGTTCTCGTTCAAGATTCGCGGCGCTTACAACAAGCTCACCCTGCTTAGCGACACCGAACGGGCACGCGGTGTGGTCACGGCGTCGGCGGGCAATCACGCGCAAGGCTTGGCATTGGCGGCCAAGGTGCTGGGCGTCAAAGCCACCATCGTCATGCCCAAAACCACCCCCGAGATCAAGGTCGAAGGCGTGCGCTCCCGGGGCGGCATCGTGGTGTTGCACGGCGACTCGTTCCCCGAAGCACTGGCATTTTCGCTGAAACTGGTCGATGAAAAAGGCTACGTCTACGTTCACCCATACGACGATCCCGACACCATCGCCGGACAAGGCACCGTGGCGATGGAGATTCTGCGTCAGCAGCCGGGCCGTCTTGACGCGATTTTCGTACCGGTGGGCGGCGGCGGTTTGATCGCGGGCATCGCGGCCTACGTCAAATACCTGCGCCCGGACATCAAGGTCATCGGCGTCGAACCAGACGACTCTAATTGCCTGCAAGCCGCGATGGCTGCGGGTGAGCGCGTGGTGCTGAGCCAGGTCGGATTGTTCGCCGACGGCGTGGCGGTGGCACAGATCGGCCAGCACACCTTTGATATCTGCAAAGATTATGTCGACGAAGTGATCACCGTCAGCACCGATGAAATCTGTGCGGCGATCAAGGACATCTACGACGATACCCGCTCGATCACCGAGCCTGCGGGTGCGCTGGGCGTGGCCGGGATCAAGAAATACGTCGAGCTGTACGGCGTCAGCGGGCAAACATTGGTCGCCATCGACTCGGGTGCCAACGTCAACTTCGACCGTCTGCGCCACGTGGCCGAGCGTGCCGAGTTGGGCGAAGGCCGCGAAGCAATCATTGCCGTGACCATTCCCGAAAAGCCGGGCAGCTTCAAGGCGTTCTGCGAAGCCATCGGCAAACGCCAGATCACCGAATTCAACTACCGCTACCACACCGACCGCGAAGCCCACATCTTCGTTGGCGTGCAAACCCACCCGGACACCGACCCTCGCGCCGCGCTGCTGGCCAGCCTGACCGAGCAAGGTTTTCCGGTGCTGGATTTGACCGATAACGAGCTGGCGAAACTGCACATTCGGCACATGGTCGGCGGCCACGCGGCACGGGTCAGTGATGAGGTGGTGTTGCGCTTCGAATTCCCAGAGCGTCCGGGCGCGCTGTTCAACTTCCTCAACAAACTCGGCGGGCAGTGGAATATTTCGATGTTCCACTACCGCAATCACGGCGCGGCGGACGGTCGTGTTGTCGCTGGTTTGGTGGTGCCGGAAGACGAGCGCCACCTGATTCCGGCGGCGTTGGCGGAAATCGGCTATCCGCATTGGGATGAAAGCGAGAACCCGGCTTACAAATTGTTCCTCGGCTAA
- the serA gene encoding phosphoglycerate dehydrogenase: MSKTSLDKSKIKFLLLEGVHQSAVDVLKSAGYSNIEYLTGSLPEAELKEKITDAHFIGIRSRTQLTEGVFDCAKKLVAVGCFCIGTNQVDLNAARERGIAVFNAPYSNTRSVAELVLAEAILLLRGIPEKNASCHRGGWIKSAANSFEIRGKKLGIVGYGSIGTQLSVLAEGLGMQVFFYDTLTKLPLGNASQVSSLTELLGLADIVTLHVPETAETQWMIGEKEIRSMKKGSILINAARGTVVELQALADAIKDKHLIGAAIDVFPVEPRSNDEEFESPLRGLDNVILTPHIGGSTAEAQANIGLEVAEKLVKYSDNGTSVSSVNFPEVALPAHPGKHRLLHIHQNIPGVMSEINKVFAENGINISGQFLQTNEKVGYVVIDVDAEYSDLAQEKLQTINGTIRSRVLF, from the coding sequence ATGAGCAAGACTTCTCTCGATAAGAGCAAGATCAAGTTCCTTCTTCTCGAAGGCGTCCACCAATCAGCCGTGGACGTCCTCAAGTCCGCCGGGTATTCGAACATTGAATACCTTACCGGCTCGCTGCCGGAAGCCGAATTGAAGGAAAAGATCACCGATGCACATTTCATCGGTATCCGTTCCCGCACCCAATTGACCGAAGGGGTCTTTGATTGCGCGAAGAAACTGGTCGCTGTCGGTTGCTTCTGCATCGGCACCAACCAAGTCGATCTCAACGCTGCCCGCGAACGCGGTATCGCTGTTTTCAACGCCCCCTACTCCAACACCCGTTCGGTGGCTGAGTTGGTGCTGGCGGAAGCGATCCTGTTGCTGCGCGGCATCCCTGAGAAAAACGCTTCCTGCCACCGTGGCGGCTGGATCAAAAGCGCGGCCAACTCCTTCGAAATTCGCGGCAAGAAACTGGGCATCGTCGGCTACGGCTCGATCGGCACCCAACTTTCCGTGCTGGCCGAAGGTCTGGGCATGCAAGTGTTCTTCTACGACACGCTGACCAAACTACCGCTGGGCAATGCATCTCAAGTGTCTAGCTTGACCGAACTGCTGGGTCTGGCGGACATCGTGACACTGCACGTCCCGGAAACTGCTGAAACCCAATGGATGATCGGCGAGAAAGAAATTCGCTCGATGAAGAAAGGCAGCATCTTGATCAACGCCGCTCGCGGTACGGTGGTCGAGTTGCAGGCATTGGCTGACGCGATCAAGGATAAACACCTGATTGGCGCCGCCATCGACGTCTTCCCGGTTGAACCACGCTCGAACGACGAAGAATTCGAAAGCCCGCTGCGTGGCCTGGATAACGTGATCCTGACCCCGCACATCGGCGGTTCCACTGCCGAAGCACAGGCCAACATCGGTCTGGAAGTCGCAGAAAAACTGGTCAAGTACAGCGACAACGGTACGTCGGTGTCTTCGGTCAACTTCCCGGAAGTGGCCTTGCCCGCTCACCCTGGCAAGCACCGTTTGCTGCACATCCACCAGAACATTCCGGGTGTAATGAGCGAGATCAACAAGGTCTTCGCTGAAAACGGAATCAACATTTCCGGTCAGTTCCTACAGACCAACGAAAAGGTGGGCTACGTGGTCATCGACGTCGATGCCGAGTACTCCGATCTGGCCCAGGAAAAGCTACAGACGATCAACGGCACGATTCGTAGCCGCGTACTGTTCTAG
- a CDS encoding GNAT family N-acetyltransferase produces the protein MTASHITIDRASKTDLQGIVELQHANQLAQGGTLAAELAPHQIEEMMQDMPQIIARRNAEIVAFLMTTSQAVNKKRPIPVVEKTLQAYPYAESDAYIYGPICVSDEERGNGLAQLMFEKLLEEEPGRQGVLFIRGDNEPSLRAHKKMGMNKVGEFDLNGAVFHVFAYTAKARLRRS, from the coding sequence ATGACAGCAAGTCATATCACCATCGACAGAGCTTCAAAAACCGATCTGCAAGGCATCGTTGAGCTTCAGCATGCCAATCAGCTCGCCCAGGGCGGAACGCTGGCGGCAGAGCTGGCGCCTCATCAAATCGAAGAGATGATGCAGGACATGCCGCAGATTATCGCGCGGCGAAACGCAGAGATCGTCGCCTTTTTGATGACAACATCCCAAGCCGTCAACAAAAAGCGCCCCATACCCGTGGTTGAAAAAACGCTACAGGCCTATCCGTATGCCGAGTCCGACGCCTATATCTACGGACCGATCTGCGTCAGTGATGAAGAACGTGGTAACGGCCTGGCGCAACTAATGTTCGAGAAATTGCTTGAGGAGGAGCCTGGCCGCCAAGGCGTATTGTTTATCCGGGGCGACAACGAACCCTCGCTGCGAGCGCATAAAAAAATGGGAATGAACAAGGTAGGAGAATTCGACCTCAATGGGGCCGTGTTCCACGTCTTCGCTTACACAGCCAAAGCACGGCTGCGTCGTTCTTAA
- a CDS encoding DUF6436 domain-containing protein codes for MNARYRPTVLACLLALVCAIGLWAAYDWFQGRYIRPFSDQTALFAGDVLSLPADLTGPGRIRLVHFWDPACPCNVGNQQHLAQLVEQFGGAQGVDFYSVQKPGTHGQLPSTLEAIKPLNSLPGAERITASPAVAIWDRDGKLAYFGPYSEGATCNSSNSFIEPILKALSAGRPVDVTHTMAVGCYCPWLAP; via the coding sequence ATGAATGCGCGTTATCGCCCTACCGTTCTTGCCTGTTTGCTCGCCCTTGTTTGCGCGATTGGACTGTGGGCGGCTTACGACTGGTTCCAGGGGCGCTACATTCGCCCGTTCAGCGATCAGACCGCGTTGTTCGCCGGCGACGTGCTGAGTTTGCCTGCTGATTTAACAGGCCCAGGACGAATTCGACTGGTGCATTTCTGGGACCCCGCGTGTCCGTGTAACGTCGGCAATCAACAGCACTTGGCCCAATTGGTGGAACAGTTCGGCGGCGCCCAGGGAGTCGATTTCTATTCCGTACAGAAACCCGGCACCCATGGTCAACTGCCGAGTACGCTGGAGGCGATCAAACCGCTGAACAGCCTGCCCGGTGCCGAACGCATCACCGCCAGCCCTGCCGTCGCGATCTGGGACCGGGACGGCAAGCTGGCGTACTTCGGGCCCTACAGCGAAGGCGCCACCTGTAATTCCAGCAACAGTTTCATTGAGCCGATTCTCAAGGCGCTCAGCGCTGGGCGGCCGGTCGACGTCACGCACACCATGGCGGTCGGCTGTTATTGCCCGTGGCTGGCACCCTGA
- the rpiA gene encoding ribose-5-phosphate isomerase RpiA translates to MTQDQLKQAVAQAAVDFILPKLDDKSVVGVGTGSTANCFIDALAKHKGAFDGAVASSEATAARLKGHGIPVYELNTVSDLEFYVDGADEADAGLHLIKGGGAALTREKIVAAVAQTFICIADGSKLVSVLGEFPLPVEAIPMARSHVARQLVKLGGDPVYREGVLTDNGNIILDVFNMNITDPVTLETQINAIVGVVTNGLFAARPADLLFLGTAEGVKTLKR, encoded by the coding sequence ATGACCCAGGATCAACTCAAACAGGCCGTGGCCCAAGCTGCTGTCGATTTCATCCTTCCGAAACTCGATGACAAGAGCGTCGTTGGCGTCGGTACGGGTTCCACCGCCAACTGCTTTATCGATGCTCTGGCCAAGCACAAGGGCGCGTTCGACGGCGCGGTCGCCAGTTCCGAGGCCACTGCCGCACGCCTCAAGGGCCACGGCATTCCGGTGTACGAACTGAATACCGTCAGCGATCTGGAGTTTTACGTTGATGGCGCTGATGAAGCAGACGCAGGCCTGCACTTGATCAAAGGCGGCGGTGCGGCGCTAACTCGCGAAAAAATCGTCGCGGCCGTGGCTCAGACATTCATTTGCATTGCCGACGGCAGCAAGCTGGTGTCGGTGTTGGGCGAGTTTCCGCTGCCGGTTGAAGCGATTCCAATGGCGCGCAGCCACGTAGCACGTCAGTTGGTGAAGCTGGGCGGCGATCCGGTGTACCGCGAAGGCGTGCTAACGGATAACGGCAACATCATTCTGGACGTGTTCAACATGAACATCACCGACCCGGTGACGCTGGAAACCCAGATCAACGCCATCGTTGGCGTTGTGACCAATGGCTTGTTCGCGGCGCGTCCGGCTGACTTGTTGTTTTTGGGTACGGCGGAAGGTGTGAAAACCCTTAAGCGCTAA
- a CDS encoding fumarylacetoacetate hydrolase family protein → MSYQHQYIDGTRIHFPVGKVVCIGRNYAEHAKELNNPVPTEPLLFIKPGSCVVALEGGFTIPVDRGSVHYEAEIVVLIGKPLTKSPTAEEVLDAISGFAPGLDLTLRDIQTRLKEKGLPWEICKSFDGAAVIAPFVSADAYLDLTDIGIRLSINGEVRQDGNSSAMLNPIIPMIQYMASQFSLQAGDIIMTGTPAGVGPFVAGDEIVLELTGVSKFESSVR, encoded by the coding sequence ATGAGCTATCAGCACCAGTACATCGACGGTACGCGAATCCACTTCCCGGTGGGAAAGGTCGTCTGTATCGGCCGTAACTACGCCGAACACGCCAAAGAATTGAATAACCCGGTGCCGACTGAGCCGTTGCTGTTCATCAAGCCTGGCAGTTGCGTAGTCGCGTTGGAAGGTGGGTTTACTATCCCGGTTGATCGCGGGTCAGTGCATTACGAGGCTGAGATCGTGGTATTGATCGGCAAGCCGCTGACTAAAAGCCCGACCGCTGAAGAAGTGCTGGATGCGATTAGCGGTTTCGCTCCGGGTCTGGACCTGACCTTGCGCGACATTCAGACCCGGCTGAAAGAGAAAGGCCTGCCGTGGGAAATCTGCAAGTCCTTCGACGGCGCCGCAGTCATCGCCCCGTTTGTGTCGGCTGATGCCTACCTAGACCTGACCGATATTGGGATTCGCTTGTCGATCAACGGCGAAGTGCGCCAAGACGGCAACAGCAGCGCAATGCTCAACCCGATCATTCCAATGATTCAGTACATGGCGTCGCAGTTCTCACTGCAAGCCGGCGACATCATCATGACCGGCACTCCAGCTGGCGTTGGTCCGTTCGTGGCGGGCGATGAGATTGTGCTGGAGTTGACCGGTGTGAGTAAGTTCGAAAGCAGCGTTCGCTGA
- a CDS encoding DUF4399 domain-containing protein has product MKTLLSRVAIAGLLLSASVLASAADVPRTASPAGAEEYIISPKDGATVGKTFKVQFGLKGMGVAPAGVDMPDTGHHHLLIDVKDELPLDAPIPATDTIKHFGKGQTETELTLAPGKHTLQLLMGDKGHIPLNPSVESKKITITVK; this is encoded by the coding sequence ATGAAGACCTTATTGTCACGAGTAGCTATTGCGGGTCTGTTGCTGAGCGCTTCTGTGTTGGCGAGCGCAGCTGATGTACCGCGTACCGCTTCGCCCGCAGGCGCCGAGGAATACATTATTTCGCCCAAAGATGGCGCGACCGTGGGCAAGACGTTCAAGGTCCAGTTTGGCCTTAAAGGCATGGGCGTTGCGCCCGCCGGCGTTGATATGCCGGATACCGGCCACCATCATTTGCTGATCGACGTGAAAGATGAGCTGCCGCTGGATGCACCGATTCCGGCAACTGACACCATCAAACACTTCGGCAAAGGTCAGACCGAAACCGAGCTGACCCTTGCACCCGGTAAGCACACCCTGCAATTGCTGATGGGCGACAAAGGCCACATCCCGCTGAACCCGTCGGTTGAATCGAAGAAGATCACGATTACCGTTAAGTAA
- a CDS encoding ParB/Srx family N-terminal domain-containing protein, whose translation MRMSSWLLALVLGVFTLQAQALSTHKPGELVEVSLDQLHPTQAVIGFDQIYYKLGRFAEQRSKLFDEYCETNGQGDSSRVNTASNLLDLASFDCQSPVGTHSKAMKTVVMGPGGAFYLTDGHHTFTTLWDQPGAGPQLKMWVKVTDDFSDSADSATFWTRMQHAHKTWLKDGNGQSINPSQLPEHLGLKNMQNDPFRSLVYFTRGASFGKPSSAGVTPEFLEFYWGSWLRAQLDIAPFDLGERSGYRKALQAASALMVALPGTALVGDSGFNARQLGGYSSVNSKALRKTVHEKLPYVIAYKAAHH comes from the coding sequence ATGCGAATGAGTTCATGGCTGCTGGCCTTGGTACTGGGTGTGTTCACGCTCCAAGCCCAGGCGTTGTCTACGCACAAGCCGGGGGAACTGGTCGAAGTCAGTCTTGATCAATTGCACCCGACCCAAGCGGTCATCGGCTTTGACCAGATCTATTACAAGCTCGGGCGTTTCGCTGAGCAGCGTTCAAAGTTGTTCGATGAATACTGCGAGACCAATGGCCAAGGCGACTCCAGCCGAGTGAACACGGCGTCGAACCTTCTTGATCTTGCCAGTTTCGACTGCCAAAGCCCGGTGGGCACCCATTCCAAAGCCATGAAAACCGTAGTGATGGGTCCAGGTGGCGCGTTCTATCTCACCGATGGGCATCACACCTTCACCACCCTGTGGGACCAGCCGGGCGCCGGTCCGCAGTTGAAGATGTGGGTCAAAGTGACCGATGACTTCAGCGACAGTGCCGACAGCGCTACGTTTTGGACGCGGATGCAGCACGCGCACAAAACCTGGTTGAAGGACGGCAATGGCCAGTCGATCAACCCGTCGCAATTGCCTGAACACCTTGGCTTGAAAAACATGCAGAACGACCCGTTTCGCAGCCTCGTCTATTTCACCCGCGGCGCTTCGTTTGGCAAACCGAGTTCGGCGGGCGTTACTCCAGAGTTTCTAGAGTTTTATTGGGGAAGCTGGCTGCGGGCGCAGCTGGATATCGCGCCGTTTGATCTGGGTGAACGCAGCGGTTACCGCAAAGCGCTGCAGGCGGCGAGTGCTTTGATGGTGGCGCTGCCGGGGACCGCGTTGGTCGGTGACAGTGGATTCAACGCTCGGCAGTTGGGTGGCTACTCATCGGTGAACAGCAAAGCGCTGCGCAAAACTGTCCACGAGAAACTGCCTTACGTGATCGCCTACAAGGCCGCCCATCACTGA
- a CDS encoding alpha/beta hydrolase: MPVTFDPDVLRSSLLPLRAGQPLSDEGRAYQHFYGLATRESQAPVRSWLGRFDVAGYEVVSQVWIPERPIATLFLVHGFYDHVGLYRHVIDWALGRGFAVIGCDLPGHGLSSGVRASIDDFDEYQVVLDALFDEASSLQLPQPWHLCGQSTGGAIVIDHLLIHGVTSPAQGRSILLAPLVRPRGWNLSKLSYSLFSPFVKGIERRFSENTNDPDFLPFLLADPLQPRRLPTAWVGALAKWIKRIEAAPRSSRSPLIVQGDADMTVDWVHNLEVLNDKFAKPQIFMLGEARHHLANELPVLREKYFAFLDEQFDADL; encoded by the coding sequence ATGCCCGTCACCTTCGACCCTGATGTTTTGCGATCCAGCCTGCTGCCTTTGCGCGCAGGACAACCCCTGTCCGATGAGGGCCGGGCCTACCAGCACTTCTATGGTTTAGCGACCCGCGAGAGCCAGGCACCTGTTCGTAGCTGGCTCGGGCGCTTCGATGTCGCGGGCTATGAAGTGGTCAGTCAGGTCTGGATTCCTGAGCGGCCCATTGCGACGCTGTTTCTGGTGCACGGGTTTTATGATCATGTCGGGCTCTATCGGCACGTCATCGACTGGGCGCTGGGCCGGGGGTTTGCGGTGATCGGCTGCGACTTGCCGGGGCATGGCTTGTCGAGTGGCGTTCGGGCAAGCATTGACGACTTTGATGAATACCAAGTGGTCTTGGACGCCTTGTTCGACGAAGCGTCGAGCCTGCAACTGCCGCAGCCTTGGCATCTGTGCGGGCAAAGCACCGGCGGGGCGATTGTGATCGACCACTTGCTGATCCATGGCGTCACCAGCCCAGCACAAGGGCGGAGCATCTTGTTGGCGCCGCTGGTTCGACCGCGCGGCTGGAACCTGTCAAAACTCAGCTACAGCCTGTTCAGCCCATTCGTCAAAGGCATCGAGCGGCGCTTTAGCGAAAACACCAACGACCCGGACTTTTTGCCATTTCTATTGGCCGACCCGCTACAACCCCGGCGTCTGCCAACGGCATGGGTGGGCGCGTTGGCGAAGTGGATCAAACGCATCGAAGCCGCACCTCGCAGCAGCCGCAGCCCCTTGATCGTCCAGGGCGACGCTGACATGACCGTCGATTGGGTGCACAACCTCGAAGTCCTCAACGACAAATTCGCCAAACCACAAATCTTCATGCTCGGCGAAGCGCGGCACCATTTGGCCAATGAGTTGCCGGTGCTGCGAGAAAAATATTTTGCGTTTTTGGATGAGCAGTTCGATGCGGACCTTTAG